Genomic DNA from Nitratidesulfovibrio vulgaris str. Hildenborough:
TCTTCCTGCCGGGGGCACCCGGCGTCATCGGCGGCGTCGCGGACTGGTCGACGGAGGTCCTGCTTGCCGTCGTCTACCTCGGCGGGGCCTCATCGCTGGGGGCCTTCGGCCTCTACAACTGGGCACTGGGACACATGCCCGCCAGCCGCGCGGGCAACTTCATCAACCTCGTGCCCGTGGCCGCCATCTTCTTCGGCTGGCTTCTGCTGGGCGAGACGCTGACGACGACGCAGTACCTCGCCACCGGCCTTGTCATGGGTGGTGTTCTCATGGGCACCCGCGCCCGGTGACCTTGCGATGACAGTCCGCTGACCGCGCGCTGACCAGCCCAGCCAGACTGCGGAGAGGCTGGGCTGGCTGCGAACAGGCTTTGGACAGGCCGCAGACGGGCCACAGACGGGCCACAGACGGTCCGCCGAAGCCCTACTGCGCCGGACAGGGGGACGGATGAGGCGAAAGCCCGGAAGGGGTTCAGAGATAAGGCACGATCGTCCGGTGGGCCGTCCACGAATACGGAGGGCGGATGCCGAAATCGCGCACATGGTCGAGCACCTCGCAGGGCGGGCCGTACAACACCTGCCGCCCCTCATGCAGGACAAGCATGGCATCTGCGACATCCACCACCGGTTCGAGGTCGTGCACGGAGACGACCTGCGTGAGTCCTGCGGCACGATGCGCCACAAGCACGGCACGCAACTCCATGATGGCGGGGTGGTCCAGCCCGCTGAAGGGTTCATCGAGCAACAACAGGTGCGGCCCCGTCAGCAACGCAGCGGCAAGACACAGTTTGCGCTTCTGCCCGTAGGACAGCGTATGCACCGGTTCGTCCCACTGGTGCCCGAGGCCGAAGCGGTCGGCCATGTCGCGGGCCGCGCCATGGGCTTCGGCATCGCCGGGGTCGAGGGCAAGACAGAGGTCTTCACCCACCGTGGCCCCCAGAATCTGCATGTCCGCGTCCTGCAACAGAAGCGCCGCCCCTTGCCGGAGTACCCGCGCGGCCTCACGCGCCTGTCGTGCGGATGGTGCGACCAGCCCCTCCCGCCTGTCACCGTCCTTCGCATCAGGCGCGTCACCCGGCCAGCCATTGGACCCCGCATCCGGCCCGCCGCCTAGCCTGATGCCCCCCGTGGATGGTCGCTGCAACCCTGCCAGCAGCGAAAGCAGCGACGACTTGCCGCTGCCGTTCACTCCGCACAGACACAGAAGCCCGCCCGCGGGCACGGAGAACGTCACACCTTCAAGGGCGGCGCGTTCAGCACCGGGGTAGCCGAAACCGAGGTCACGTACCGATAGCGTCATGGCAGTAGCCTTCTGTCACGCAGGTAGCGCCACGCGGCCACGGCGGCGACAATCTTCAAGAGGTCTCCCGGCAGGAACGGCAGCACTCCCACGGCGAAGGCACGGCCCATGCCGATGTCCAGCACGGACATGAGGCGCAACGCACCAAGCCCGTAGGCGACGGCAAGTCCCGCAAGGGCCCACGCCGCCGCGACGACCACGGTCATGCGCCCGCCTTCGCGGCGTCGCCCGCCCATGCCCGCACACCATGCCATGACGACGAACCCGGCAAGGTAGCCTCCGGTGGGCCCGAAGAGCACAGCCAGACCGGACTTGCCACCGGCGAAGACCGGAAGCCCCAAGGCCCCCGCCGCGATGTACAGCAGCATGGCGTAGGCACCGCCGCGCGGGCCCAGCACGAATCCCGCCAGCAGCACGAACAGGGTCTGAAGGGTGACGGGCACCGGCCCGACGGGGATGACGGTCATGGCGCCCACGGCGATGAGGGCCGCCATGAGCGATGTCCAGACAAGACGATGGATGTCTGCGAGAGGCGATTCTGGCATCATGACTCCACAATGAGAATGAGCGTCCCGCGCTGGGTGGCTGAACGGACCGGCCTGCCCCGCACGGCGCACGACGCGGGAACAATAGGTGCGGCGGGGTGTACGGTCAATCGCTTCGCCGTCGCCCTCATGCCCGACTCCGGAGGGCACCCTCGGAAGCCCATCGCCGGGGTGGACGCCCCGCCGCCCCACCTGCTACTGGTGGCACGGCGCATGACGCGCCCCGGAGAACACATGGCCCTCACCACCTACACCCCTGTCATCACCGTCTTCGCCGCCGGGCGCGAATGGACGCTCGAACGCGCCGCCGACCTCCAGACCCTCTGGGACAACATGGTGGAGGCCGACTTCGGCGACGACGAACGCCTTCCGTACTGGACGGAACTCTGGCCGTCGAGCCTCGTTCTGGCCGACTGGCTGCATGACAACGCCGGTCGCATCCGCGGCAGGACATGCCTCGACATGGGGTGCGGGCTCGGCCTGTGCTCGCTGGTGGGACAGTGGCTCGGTGCCCGCGTGACGGGCATGGACTACGAACCCGAGGCCCTGTTCCACGCCCGCCGCAACGCCGAACGCAACCGGGTGCCGCAACCGCTGTGGACGGTCATGGACTGGCGCGCCCCCGCCGTGCGCCGTCATGCGGCAGACCTTGTATGGGGCGGCGACATCATGTACGAACGCCGCTTCGTCACACCGGTGCTCGACTTCCTCGACCACGTGCTGGCCCCTTGCGGCGCGGCGTGGGTGGCGGAACCGGGGCGAACCGTGTACAACCACTTTCGCGAAACGCTCGACGCGCGAGGCTGGCATGC
This window encodes:
- a CDS encoding biotin transporter BioY, coding for MPESPLADIHRLVWTSLMAALIAVGAMTVIPVGPVPVTLQTLFVLLAGFVLGPRGGAYAMLLYIAAGALGLPVFAGGKSGLAVLFGPTGGYLAGFVVMAWCAGMGGRRREGGRMTVVVAAAWALAGLAVAYGLGALRLMSVLDIGMGRAFAVGVLPFLPGDLLKIVAAVAAWRYLRDRRLLP
- a CDS encoding class I SAM-dependent methyltransferase; amino-acid sequence: MSVPRWVAERTGLPRTAHDAGTIGAAGCTVNRFAVALMPDSGGHPRKPIAGVDAPPPHLLLVARRMTRPGEHMALTTYTPVITVFAAGREWTLERAADLQTLWDNMVEADFGDDERLPYWTELWPSSLVLADWLHDNAGRIRGRTCLDMGCGLGLCSLVGQWLGARVTGMDYEPEALFHARRNAERNRVPQPLWTVMDWRAPAVRRHAADLVWGGDIMYERRFVTPVLDFLDHVLAPCGAAWVAEPGRTVYNHFRETLDARGWHARRVLSSETASLYEQPESVTVHLWEITR
- a CDS encoding ATP-binding cassette domain-containing protein codes for the protein MTLSVRDLGFGYPGAERAALEGVTFSVPAGGLLCLCGVNGSGKSSLLSLLAGLQRPSTGGIRLGGGPDAGSNGWPGDAPDAKDGDRREGLVAPSARQAREAARVLRQGAALLLQDADMQILGATVGEDLCLALDPGDAEAHGAARDMADRFGLGHQWDEPVHTLSYGQKRKLCLAAALLTGPHLLLLDEPFSGLDHPAIMELRAVLVAHRAAGLTQVVSVHDLEPVVDVADAMLVLHEGRQVLYGPPCEVLDHVRDFGIRPPYSWTAHRTIVPYL